The Cylindrospermum stagnale PCC 7417 genome segment ACGCATCATATTTCTGTGGGCCCCTTTGACCATGCCTCCAAAGGGGGTATGAAAGCTCAAGTAATCAAAAGATTTTTGGTAGTCCACGCCTTCTACTCGCTTTTGATAATGCAGGTAGGCATTTTCGCAACAGTCTAAGTAAGAAAGCAATGATAAGTCTGCATCTCCCGCTTCTGAATCTGGCTTGGGTCGGCAGGTATCCATTACTTCATAGCCATAGTAGCCGTTGCATCCCACATCAACTTGAAAAATGTAAGGAACATCACTTACCAAAATAGCGGCTGCCCCAGCACCACTACTCGGTTCCGCAAAAGACCAATCTTCACTAAGAGCTTCTCCTCCCTCTGCAAGGGTAAACCGAGATATATCAGTGGCTATAACTAAAGCTTTAGCTCCTGGAGATGTTTGGGACAAAATAAAGTTGATTGCCATCTGCAAGCCGGCTGTCCCTGAGTAGCAAGCTTGCTTGAGTTCAAACATCCGGCAGTTACGACTAAGCCCTAAGTAATCTTGAATATAAGTACTCATAGATTTGCCAAAGTCAATGCCAGACTCACTACAGGTAATCACCATTTCTACCCGTTGCTTGTCAGAATCACTCAGGCGATCGATGATTGGCTTGGCGGCATTAACAGCATAAGAAACTGGATCTTCATAGGGCAGAGAGACCGCTTTCTCTTTCATCATCAGATTGTCGAAGCGGCT includes the following:
- a CDS encoding hydroxymethylglutaryl-CoA synthase family protein, which gives rise to MQQVGIEALNIYGGAAQLDVRMLAQARHLDTSRFDNLMMKEKAVSLPYEDPVSYAVNAAKPIIDRLSDSDKQRVEMVITCSESGIDFGKSMSTYIQDYLGLSRNCRMFELKQACYSGTAGLQMAINFILSQTSPGAKALVIATDISRFTLAEGGEALSEDWSFAEPSSGAGAAAILVSDVPYIFQVDVGCNGYYGYEVMDTCRPKPDSEAGDADLSLLSYLDCCENAYLHYQKRVEGVDYQKSFDYLSFHTPFGGMVKGAHRNMMRKLKKAKPEEIEADFKRRVMPGLVYCQQVGNIMGATVFLALASTIDNGDFSQPRRIGIFSYGSGCSSEFYSGVVTPEGKEIQAQQRISSQLATRYSLNIEEYEQLLHYSRAVAFGTRNVTLDYKIFPGVWKQIEGKGRLVLKKIKEFHREYEWV